From a single Haemorhous mexicanus isolate bHaeMex1 chromosome 29, bHaeMex1.pri, whole genome shotgun sequence genomic region:
- the RAB11B gene encoding ras-related protein Rab-11B, with protein MGTRDDEYDYLFKVVLIGDSGVGKSNLLSRFTRNEFNLESKSTIGVEFATRSIQVDGKTIKAQIWDTAGQERYRAITSAYYRGAVGALLVYDIAKHLTYENVERWLKELRDHADNNIVIMLVGNKSDLRHLRAVPTDEARAFAEKNNLSFIETSALDSTNVEEAFKNILTEIYRIVSQKQIADRSAHDESPGNNVVDISVPPTTDGQKSNKLQCCQNL; from the exons ATGGGCACCCGTGACGACGAGTACGACTATCTGTTCAAAG TTGTGTTGATTGGAGACTCTGGAGTTGGGAAAAGTAATCTTCTGTCACGTTTCACACGCAATGAGTTCAATCTGGAAAGTAAGAGCACCATTGGGGTGGAATTTGCCACCAGGAGCATCCAGGTGGATGGGAAGACGATAAAAGCCCAGATCTGGGATACTGCAGGCCAGGAGCGATACCGCGCCATTACCTCAGC ATATTACCGTGGTGCTGTTGGGGCTCTGCTCGTCTATGACATTGCCAAACACCTCACCTACGAGAACGTGGAGCGCTGGCTGAAGGAGCTGCGAGACCATGCCGACAACAACATTGTGATCATGCTCGTGGGCAACAAGAGCGACCTGCGCCACCTCCGGGCTGTGCCCACCGACGAGGCCAGGGCCTTCGCAG aaaaaaataacttatCTTTTATTGAAACATCTGCTCTGGACTCTACAAATGTAGAAGAAGCCTTTAAGAACATCCTTACAG AAATCTACCGCATCGTGTCGCAGAAACAAATCGCTGACCGGTCTGCACACGATGAGTCTCCTGGCAACAACGTCGTTGATATCAGTGTCCCGCCAACCACTGACGGACAGAAATCCAACAAACTCCAGTGCTGTCAGAACCTGTGA